A genomic region of Homalodisca vitripennis isolate AUS2020 chromosome 5, UT_GWSS_2.1, whole genome shotgun sequence contains the following coding sequences:
- the LOC124362712 gene encoding proteasome subunit beta type-3-like: protein MSIFSYNGGAVVAMKGKNCVAIAADRRFGIQSQTIATDFEKVFEMGPHLYVGLPGLATDTQTVEQRLKFRLKLYELREGRRMSPTVFASMLSNLLYEKRFGPYFVEPVVAGLDPKTGEPFVCSLDLIGCVSTPEDFCVGGTSSGQLFGMCEVLWQPDLEPDDLFETISQALVNAFDRDAFAGWGAVVHIIEKDKVTTRTIKTRMD from the exons ATG tCCATTTTTTCATATAATGGAGGGGCCGTAGTGGCCATGAAGGGGAAAAACTGTGTTGCTATCGCAGCAGATCGCCGCTTTGGTATTCAGTCCCAGACTATTGCTACTGATTTTGAG AAAGTCTTCGAGATGGGTCCTCACCTGTATGTTGGCCTGCCAGGATTAGCAACCGATACTCAGACAGTAGAACAAAGACTCAAATTTAGGCTCAAGTTATATGAGCTTCGAGAAGGTCGCCGTATGAGTCCTACTGTCTTCGCTTCTATGTTGTCCAACCTTCTGTATGAGAAAAG GTTTGGTCCCTACTTTGTGGAGCCAGTCGTGGCCGGACTGGACCCTAAGACAGGTGAGCCGTTTGTGTGCAGCCTGGATCTGATTGGCTGTGTCAGTACACCCGAGGATTTCTGTGTCGGAGGCACCAGCTCCGGTCAGCTGTTTGGCATGTGTGAGGTGTTGTGGCAGCCTGATCTTGAGCCTGATGACCTATTTGAAACCATCTCCCAGGCCTTGGTCAATGCTTTCGATAGAGATGCCTTTGCGGGTTGGGGAGCAGTTGTTCATATCAT AGAAAAAGACAAAGTCACTACACGGACAATCAAGACGCGAATGGATTAA
- the LOC124363584 gene encoding probable ATP-dependent RNA helicase DDX23, which translates to MGLEKKSVRRSRSRERDRERDRRDRDRERRRSRSRSKERRKDDRRRREDDDVKRDKPRSRSRSRERYRAKDRKASPPQVPVKKEDELTVKKEEPIEEEPQVIKKEPLSLEELLAKKQAEEAERSKPKFLTKEERAAEALRKRQAEVEEIRKKQDEERRKRDDFAKEATKQNDDRGREEFRRPRDRTTVEDKELNKDKEKEGEAIKERYLGLVKKKRRVRRLNDRKFVFDWDASEDTSVDYNPLYKERHQVQFFGRGNVAGIDINPPGPYAIILAPTRELAQQIEEETNKFGGPLGIRTVVVVGGLSREEQGFRLRLGCEIVIATPGRLIDVLENRYLVLNQCTYIVLDEADRMIDMGFEPDVQKILDFMPVTNLKPDNEDAEDEAKLLANYNSKKKYRQTVMFTATMPPAVERLARTYLRRPAVVYIGSIGKPTERTEQIVYMVSEQDKRRKLMELLSRGVEPPVIIFVNQKKGADVLARGLEKLGYNACTLHGGKGQEQREYALASLKSGSKDILVATDVAGRGIDIKDVSMVINYDMAKTIEDYTHRIGRTGRAGKTGVAVSFVTKEDSPLFYDLKQTILSSPISTCPPELLNHPDAQHKPGTVLVAKKRREEKIFA; encoded by the exons atggGACTAGAAAAGAAAAGTGTTCGGAGGAGTCGTAGTCGGGAAAGGGATAGAGAACGAGACAGAAGAGATAGAGATAGAGAAAGAAGAAGGTCAAGAAGCAGATCGAAGGAAAGGAGAAAGGATGACCGTAGAAGGAGAGAAGATGATGATGTAAAAAGAGACAAACCTAGATCTCGAAGTCGCAGCAGAGAAAGATATCGTGCAAAGGACAGGAAAGCGTCTCCACC CCAAGTTCCAGTTAAAAAAGAAGATGAGCTTACTGTTAAAAAAGAGGAACCTATAGAAGAAGAACCACAAGTGATTAAAAAAGAGCCTCTTTCCCTAGAAGAACTATTGGCTAAAAAACAAGCAGAAGAAGCTGAAAGAAGCAAg CCAAAATTTCTAACAAAGGAAGAAAGAGCAGCTGAAGCATTAAGAAAGAGACAAGCAGAAGTTGAAGAAATACGGAAGAAGCAGGATGAAGAGAGACGCAAAAGGGATGATTTTGCAAAAGAAGCAACCAAGCAGAATGATGATAGGGGACGTGAAGAGTTTAG aCGTCCAAGGGATCGTACTACAGTAGAAGACAAAGAGTTGAATAAGGATAAAGAAAAAGAAGGAGAAGCTATCAAAGAGCGATACCTCGGACTTGTGAAGAAAAAGAGACGTGTAAGAAGATTAAATGAccgtaagtttgtttttgattggGATGCCTCGGAAGATACTTCTGTTGACTACAACCCTCTGTACAAGGAGAGGCACCAG GTACAATTTTTTGGCCGTGGAAATGTGGCTGGTATTGACATtaaccccccc GGACCATATGCCATTATTCTGGCTCCAACTCGAGAGCTGGCACAACAAATAGAAGAGGAAACAAACAAATTTGGTGGTCCTCTTGGCATCCGAACAGTAGTGGTGGTAGGAGGTCTGTCCAGGGAGGAGCAAGGGTTCCGACTACGACTTGGTTGTGAG ATTGTAATAGCAACTCCGGGTCGTCTGATTGATGTGTTAGAGAACCGTTATTTGGTACTCAACCAGTGTACATATATAGTACTTGATGAAGCTGATCGCATGATAGACATGGGTTTTGAACCTG ATGTTCAAAAGATCCTAGATTTTATGCCTGTAACAAACTTAAAACCAGATAATGAAGATGCTGAAGATGAAGCAAAACTTCTTGcaaattataattcaaagaagAAGTACAGACAG ACTGTAATGTTCACGGCAACTATGCCTCCGGCCGTGGAGAGACTGGCCAGAACCTATCTGCGTAGGCCAGCTGTGGTCTACATCGGCTCTATTGGTAAGCCTACAGAGCGCACTGAACAGATAGTCTACATGGTATCCGAGCAGGACAAGAGACGCAAACTGATGGAGCTTCTCAGCCGAGGAGTAGAGCCACCTGTCATCATCTTCGTCAACCAAAAGAAAGGAGCAGATGTTTTGGCCAGAGGTCTTGAGAAACTTGGG TACAATGCTTGCACTCTGCATGGTGGTAAAGGACAGGAGCAGAGAGAGTATGCTCTCGCCAGTCTCAAGTCTGGAAGTAAAGACATTCTGGTCGCCACAGACGTCGCTGGTCGAGGTATCGATATTAAAGATGTCTCAATGGTCATCAACTACGATATGGCTAAAACAATTGAAG ACTACACTCATCGTATTGGTAGAACTGGTCGTGCTGGCAAGACAGGTGTTGCAGTGTCCTTTGTCACCAAGGAAGATTCACCGTTATTCTATGATCTCAAGCAGACCATTCTCTCCAGTCCCATCTCAACTTGTCCCCCTGAACTGCTGAACCATCCAGATGCTCAGCACAAGCCAGGAACAGTTCTTGTTGCTAAGAAGAGAAGAGAGGAAAAAATATTTGCCTAA